AAAAACAGCGGATTGTAGTATTGCGATGGAATCTGGAAATGATGCGACCAAAAAGATGGCACAAGTGGTCTTACTGGATTCCGACTTTGGGAAGATGCCGTCTATCGTGGCAGAAGGTCGGCGGGTGGTCAATAACATTCAACGATCAGCTAGTCTCTTTTTGATCAAGAATATTTTCTCCATTTTGTTGGCTATCTCAGTGACGCTCTTAGCCTTTACCTATCCCATCATGCCGTCGCAGATGTCTTTGATTAGTGGTTTTACAATTGGGATTCCAGGATTCTTCCTAGCGCTTGAGCCCAATAGCGAACGTATCAAAGGACGCTTTATCGAAACTGTCTTTAAAAATGCACTGCCTGCTGCCTTGACGGATTTTATACTAATCTTTAGTCTGGTTTTGCTCTCTTCAGCATTTGGTATCAAGTCGGAAGAGCTCTCGAGTGCAGCCATCTGCTTGATGGCCTTCGTCGGCTTTACCATCATCTATCAAGAATCCCAGCCTCTCAATCACTACAAGAGACTGGTTCTCCTAGGAAATATCCTGGCTTTTCTGATTTCAAGCAGTATCCTAGGGAGATTCTTTATCATGAGCCCCTTGAGGCTTCAAACGTTACTTATTTGTGCCGTCATGGCAGTTCTTTCTCTCTTCTTGATTCAATTCTTCAAGAAGTTAGTAGGCTGGCTCTTTCATCGAAAGAAATAAAAAAAAGACAACTCTTAAAGATAGAGTTGTCTCAGATTGAAGAAAAAGATAATTTTGAAACTTTCCTTAGGTGAGTACGGACGTCAGCGAACTTCCACGAAGTTCCATGACTTAGTTTTGAACCTAAAGTTTCAAAACTCCCGAGTGCTAGAAACAATCGTGTTTCTAGCACTTTTCTCACGTCGAAAAGTTTCAGTAAATATTTGGAGAATTTAAAATTAAAATGACTTCAGTCTATGCAGTATCATCAGGGTTATTTATAAAAAAACAACTCCAAAGATAGAGTTATCTTTTGGTATTAGATAAACAAACTAGCGGTTAGGATCAGATAGAGCAAGAAGGTGATCAGAAACCCAGCGCGCCAGAAGTATTTGATAAATTTAGGATAATAAAAACACTTTTTCTTTTTTAAGAAATAAATCGTTAGCCCCAAGGCCAAAAGCGAAAGGCTCAAGGCTAATAGTGGTAAGAGGCTGTGGTAAAAGGCGCTGTCTGAGATCAGGTAGTACTCCAAGGCAAATAAAGGAAAGGCAATATCGGTAGATCGCCATCCTCTTTTTTGGAGTTTAAAGAGGTGAATAATGATGCCGCTCAGAATCAGCGTTAAAAAAATAAATAATACAGAAGCAACTTTGATTAACATAGCTTCATTCTATCATAAAACGAAAAAAAAGTTTACTATATTTTAATTTTTTCTTGCAAAAAAAGAGAAATCGTGTATAATAGAAAGGTATGCACAAAGCATACTTGTGGGAGGTAAAAATCTGTAATTACCGCCAAAACCACAAAGGAGGATTTAAGAAATGGCTAAAAAAGTCGAAAAACTTGTAAAATTGCAAATCCCTGCTGGTAAAGCTACTCCA
The Streptococcus parasanguinis genome window above contains:
- a CDS encoding DUF3397 family protein — translated: MLIKVASVLFIFLTLILSGIIIHLFKLQKRGWRSTDIAFPLFALEYYLISDSAFYHSLLPLLALSLSLLALGLTIYFLKKKKCFYYPKFIKYFWRAGFLITFLLYLILTASLFI